The Pyrococcus horikoshii OT3 genome includes a window with the following:
- a CDS encoding bifunctional ADP-dependent NAD(P)H-hydrate dehydratase/NAD(P)H-hydrate epimerase: protein MKIEDVYIWDINARWLGVTPYQLMENAGASVARVIEEKFGKNLKIAVFCGTGNNGGDGFVAARHLSYENDVTVFLIGEEVKIRSEEAKLNWNILKNLDFVKIKVLKDSSQIRELDLSEFDIIVDALLGAGTRGKPREPIKSAIEKINEYSGKVKIVSIDLPSGYPSEIRVKADFAVTFQWDKEEFKDFKRIIAKIGYPKELKYLVGPAHVKFAYKRKGEHKGQNGKLLIIGGSENYYGAPVLAASAAKHLVDLVFLLLPQNAARRVNDPDLIVREVDGLNFTPEHIKSALELVEKVDAIVIGPGIGVREETKEFVKGIIERVEKPIVVDADGLKIIAEFKDILKGKEIVLTPHAGEFKLLFGEKVPEDLVEKGKVVMRRAKEIGATILLKGKYDVISDGKVWLYNKTGNRGMTTGGTGDVLAGTVGAFLALGNKALKAAAAGAFLVGFAGDLVMEEKGEAFTARDVAEKIPIALKKIIEF from the coding sequence GAAGTTCGGGAAAAATCTTAAGATAGCAGTTTTCTGCGGAACCGGGAACAACGGTGGAGATGGGTTCGTTGCTGCAAGGCACTTAAGTTATGAAAACGATGTTACAGTGTTCTTAATTGGAGAAGAAGTTAAGATAAGGAGTGAAGAAGCTAAACTGAACTGGAACATACTGAAGAATTTAGACTTCGTCAAAATAAAGGTGCTCAAGGATTCAAGCCAAATAAGAGAGCTAGACTTAAGTGAATTTGACATAATAGTTGATGCCCTCCTGGGGGCCGGAACAAGGGGAAAACCCAGGGAACCGATAAAATCTGCAATAGAGAAGATAAACGAGTACAGTGGAAAGGTAAAGATAGTTAGCATAGACCTACCAAGCGGATATCCAAGCGAAATTAGAGTAAAGGCCGATTTTGCAGTAACGTTTCAGTGGGATAAAGAAGAATTTAAAGATTTTAAAAGGATAATTGCTAAAATAGGCTACCCAAAAGAGCTCAAATACCTCGTAGGACCAGCCCATGTCAAATTCGCCTATAAAAGAAAAGGAGAACACAAGGGGCAGAATGGGAAGCTTTTGATAATTGGAGGAAGTGAAAACTACTATGGAGCCCCAGTGCTAGCTGCGAGTGCAGCAAAGCACTTGGTAGATCTGGTATTCCTACTCCTCCCTCAAAATGCGGCCAGAAGGGTAAATGATCCTGATCTAATAGTTAGGGAAGTTGATGGTTTAAACTTTACTCCCGAGCATATTAAAAGTGCACTAGAGCTAGTGGAAAAGGTTGATGCAATCGTCATAGGGCCTGGAATTGGAGTTAGGGAAGAGACAAAAGAATTCGTCAAGGGGATCATTGAGAGGGTTGAGAAGCCGATTGTTGTTGATGCGGATGGACTCAAGATAATTGCGGAGTTCAAAGACATCCTTAAGGGTAAAGAGATCGTCTTAACGCCCCATGCCGGAGAGTTCAAGCTACTCTTCGGTGAAAAGGTTCCAGAAGATCTAGTCGAGAAAGGAAAGGTTGTCATGAGAAGGGCGAAGGAAATAGGAGCAACAATACTGCTCAAAGGAAAGTACGACGTAATAAGCGACGGAAAAGTGTGGCTTTACAACAAAACAGGGAACAGGGGAATGACAACTGGAGGAACGGGAGATGTGCTTGCAGGAACTGTTGGGGCGTTCTTAGCGTTGGGAAATAAAGCATTAAAAGCTGCCGCTGCGGGGGCATTCCTAGTAGGTTTTGCCGGAGATCTAGTTATGGAAGAAAAGGGAGAAGCCTTCACGGCCAGGGATGTAGCTGAGAAGATTCCGATAGCATTAAAGAAGATTATAGAGTTTTAA
- a CDS encoding HAD-IIA family hydrolase, with product MVAIIFDMDGVLYRGNRAIPGVRELIEFLKERGIPFAFLTNNSTKTPEMYREKLLKMGIDVSSSIIITSGLATRLYMSKHLDPGKIFVIGGEGLVKEMQALGWGIVTLDEARQGSWKEVKHVVVGLDPDLTYEKLKYATLAIRNGATFIGTNPDATLPGEEGIYPGAGSIIAALKVATNVEPIIIGKPNEPMYEVVREMFPGEELWMVGDRLDTDIAFAKKFGMKAIMVLTGVSSLEDIKKSEYKPDLVLPSVYELIDYLKTL from the coding sequence ATGGTTGCGATAATATTCGATATGGATGGGGTTCTTTACAGGGGGAACAGGGCAATTCCTGGGGTAAGAGAGCTTATAGAATTCTTAAAGGAAAGGGGTATCCCCTTCGCTTTCCTCACGAACAACTCAACGAAAACACCAGAGATGTATAGAGAAAAGCTACTTAAGATGGGAATTGACGTTTCCTCCAGCATCATAATAACCTCTGGTCTTGCGACGAGGCTTTACATGAGTAAACACCTTGATCCAGGTAAAATCTTTGTCATCGGGGGAGAGGGGTTAGTTAAGGAGATGCAAGCCCTTGGCTGGGGGATAGTCACGCTTGATGAAGCAAGGCAGGGATCTTGGAAAGAGGTAAAGCACGTTGTCGTCGGCTTGGATCCTGATTTGACTTATGAAAAGCTAAAGTATGCGACATTAGCCATAAGGAATGGGGCTACCTTTATAGGAACTAACCCTGATGCGACGCTCCCTGGCGAAGAGGGTATCTATCCTGGGGCCGGATCTATAATAGCTGCTCTAAAGGTGGCAACTAACGTAGAGCCAATAATAATAGGGAAGCCCAATGAGCCCATGTATGAGGTTGTGAGAGAGATGTTCCCTGGGGAGGAACTTTGGATGGTGGGAGATAGGTTGGATACTGATATAGCCTTTGCCAAGAAGTTTGGCATGAAAGCGATAATGGTATTAACTGGGGTTAGCTCACTTGAAGATATAAAAAAGAGTGAGTACAAACCGGACTTAGTCCTTCCAAGCGTTTATGAGTTGATTGACTATCTTAAAACTCTATAA